The DNA segment ACTGACAGGCATGCCCGTTCACCGGCCGACGGAGCTGGGACTTCCCGAAGGCGCCAACGTGCTGCTCTTTAACGACGGCGCGATTTTTGGACGCTGCGCCGCGGCGCGCAGGATAGTCGGCCATCCCGGCGTATCCGTGCCGGATTTAGCGACGCTTTTACGCGAGGCCATACATAACTCCCGTTTCCGTCATTTTTATTCGGCGCAGGCGGTCATCGGCCTTGAAGAGGATTTTATGGTCAAAGCCAACATCATGATGCCTGAGGGGTTTGAAAATAATCTCTACAGCTGGATGCTGAATTTTCAGTATCTCAATGATGAATACGCGGCGCGCTATAAAAATTCCCGTGACCTGCCGGCAGACGGCGACCTCTATGTCTACGCCGACCCATACTGGACGCATCCTGATTATCCTCTCGGACTTGCCTTCTTCTCGCCGGAGCAGAACTGCGCCGCGATCCTTGGAATGCGTTATTTCGGAGAGTTTAAGAAGGGAACGCTGACGCTTGCCTGGGGCGCCGCCGCGCGCAACGGCTACGCCTCCTGCCACGGCGGTCTCAAACGCTACGAGCTGAAGGACGGCAGCGGCAAGAAGTATGTCCTCGCCGTATTCGGACTCTCCGGCTCCGGAAAGTCGACCATTACGCACGCGAAGCACAAGGATAAGTATAACGTCACCGTGCTTCACGACGACGCCGTCATTATAAATGTCAAGGAGAAGTACGCGATCGCCCTTGAACCGGCCTATTTCGACAAGATGCAGGATTATCCCATCGGCTGTCCCGACAATAAGTATCTTCTGTCGCTGCAGAACTGCGGCGTGACGCGCGATGAGGAGGGAAAGCTGATGGTGGTCAGCGAGGATATCCGCAACGGTAACGGCCGCGCCGTGAAGTCCCGCTTCTGGACCCCGAACCGCATAGACAGGATAGACGAGCCCCTCAACGCGATATGCTGGCTCATGAAGGACCCGACGCTGCCGCCGGTTGTGAAGCTTACAGGGCCGTCGCTCGCCTCGGTGATGGGCTCGACGCTCGCGACGAAGCGCACCTCCGCCGAGCGCCTCGCTCCCGGAGTGGACCCCGACGCGCTGGTAATTGAAAGTTACGCGAACCCCTTCCGTACCTATCCTCTCGCGATGGATTATATCCGCTTCCGCACCCTCTTCGAGGACGGCGTTGAATGCTACATCCTCAACACAGGCTCGTTCATGGATAAGAAGGTGGAGAAGAACACGACGCTCTCAATATTGGAGGCGATCGTCGAGGGCAAGGCCGAGTGGAAATCTTTCGGCAATATCCCCGACATAGAGTATATGCTTATACCCGGCTTTGAGCCCGACTTCAACAACTGGACTTATAAGCAGCACTTCACCAACAGGATGAACGACCGTCTACAGTTCATAAAGTCGCGCGAAACGGAAAAGGGCGGCATGGATTCCCTTCCGCCGGACGCTCTGCAGGCGGTGGA comes from the Cloacibacillus sp. genome and includes:
- a CDS encoding phosphoenolpyruvate carboxykinase (ATP); translated protein: MATQGHFVDLESFKRLNVTPIRTTIETAFYGNNVSPVKDLKEAYRLAKDSPGTVELTGMPVHRPTELGLPEGANVLLFNDGAIFGRCAAARRIVGHPGVSVPDLATLLREAIHNSRFRHFYSAQAVIGLEEDFMVKANIMMPEGFENNLYSWMLNFQYLNDEYAARYKNSRDLPADGDLYVYADPYWTHPDYPLGLAFFSPEQNCAAILGMRYFGEFKKGTLTLAWGAAARNGYASCHGGLKRYELKDGSGKKYVLAVFGLSGSGKSTITHAKHKDKYNVTVLHDDAVIINVKEKYAIALEPAYFDKMQDYPIGCPDNKYLLSLQNCGVTRDEEGKLMVVSEDIRNGNGRAVKSRFWTPNRIDRIDEPLNAICWLMKDPTLPPVVKLTGPSLASVMGSTLATKRTSAERLAPGVDPDALVIESYANPFRTYPLAMDYIRFRTLFEDGVECYILNTGSFMDKKVEKNTTLSILEAIVEGKAEWKSFGNIPDIEYMLIPGFEPDFNNWTYKQHFTNRMNDRLQFIKSRETEKGGMDSLPPDALQAVESVIKAIK